One Bacteroidota bacterium genomic window carries:
- a CDS encoding adenosine kinase: MKRVIGLGHALVDLLYKMPDDSMLAELNLPKGSMQLIDEQQADAIEKLLQNKRVEKVSGGSAANTIHGLARLGVECGYIGTVHADSLGDFYKNDLREAGISAILFNGKSKTGRAYTFVSPDSERTFATYLGASSEIELCDITPDTFKAYDIFHIEGYQVYNTPLISHCIRVAKEAGLTVSIDMASYNVVEDNLSFLKKALPSYVDMVFANEEEARAYTGLEPAEALKVFAKDCETAIVKVGKDGSLIHAENKTWKAGIIACQPVDTTGAGDAYAAGYIYGIIQGLSPEKCGQIGALLAGKVIEKYGARIPESDWKSIIGEIDRIKQ; the protein is encoded by the coding sequence ATGAAACGTGTGATAGGTCTCGGCCATGCCCTGGTCGACTTGCTCTACAAAATGCCAGACGATAGCATGCTGGCCGAACTGAACCTTCCGAAAGGCAGCATGCAGCTCATCGACGAACAACAGGCCGATGCCATCGAAAAGCTCCTTCAAAACAAACGTGTAGAAAAGGTCTCAGGCGGATCGGCTGCCAACACCATTCATGGCCTTGCACGACTTGGCGTAGAATGTGGTTACATTGGCACAGTGCATGCCGATAGTTTGGGCGATTTTTATAAAAATGACCTTCGTGAAGCAGGTATATCTGCCATTCTTTTTAATGGTAAATCAAAAACCGGCCGTGCGTATACATTTGTGAGTCCGGATAGTGAGCGCACTTTTGCCACTTACCTGGGAGCCTCTTCGGAAATTGAATTGTGCGACATTACACCCGATACTTTTAAAGCTTATGATATCTTCCATATCGAAGGTTACCAGGTATACAACACTCCGCTTATCAGCCATTGTATCAGAGTGGCCAAAGAAGCCGGACTTACCGTTTCGATTGACATGGCCAGCTACAATGTAGTGGAAGATAATTTAAGCTTTCTGAAAAAAGCTTTACCATCCTATGTTGACATGGTGTTTGCCAACGAAGAAGAAGCCCGTGCATACACTGGCCTGGAACCTGCCGAAGCCTTGAAGGTGTTTGCGAAAGATTGCGAAACTGCCATTGTGAAAGTAGGAAAAGATGGATCGCTGATACATGCTGAGAATAAAACCTGGAAAGCAGGTATTATTGCCTGCCAACCGGTCGATACTACCGGCGCCGGCGACGCATATGCTGCTGGTTATATTTATGGAATAATTCAGGGCCTTTCGCCTGAAAAATGCGGGCAAATAGGGGCTTTGCTGGCCGGAAAGGTAATTGAAAAATACGGTGCCCGCATTCCCGAAAGCGACTGGAAATCTATCATTGGTGAAATTGACCGTATAAAACAATAG
- a CDS encoding deoxynucleoside kinase has translation MHIAVAGNIGSGKTTLTGLMSHHFGWKPHYEDVDENPYLDDFYNDMQRWSFNLQVYFLNTRFNHILEIKRSKDTVIQDRTIYEDAFIFAPNLHSMGLMSTRDFENYFTIFNLISSLIQPPDLIIYLRASVPTLVRQIDKRGRKYENNIRIDYLKKLNERYDSWAESYNMGKILYIDVDNLNFIDKPEDLSTVIDKINAELNGLFK, from the coding sequence ATGCATATAGCTGTTGCCGGTAATATCGGATCGGGAAAAACAACCCTGACCGGGCTCATGTCTCATCATTTCGGGTGGAAACCCCATTACGAAGATGTAGATGAAAATCCTTATCTCGACGATTTTTACAACGACATGCAACGCTGGTCTTTTAACCTGCAGGTGTATTTTTTAAATACCCGGTTTAACCATATTCTCGAAATTAAACGCAGCAAAGATACAGTGATACAGGATCGAACCATTTATGAAGATGCCTTCATCTTTGCTCCCAACCTGCATTCGATGGGCCTCATGTCGACCCGCGATTTTGAGAACTATTTTACCATCTTCAACCTGATTTCTTCTCTAATTCAGCCCCCTGACCTGATTATTTACCTTCGGGCCTCGGTACCTACCCTGGTGCGCCAGATCGACAAACGCGGGCGCAAATACGAAAACAACATACGGATCGATTACCTTAAAAAGCTGAACGAACGTTACGACTCTTGGGCCGAAAGCTATAACATGGGTAAAATCCTTTACATCGATGTCGATAACCTCAACTTTATCGATAAGCCTGAAGATTTGAGTACCGTCATTGATAAGATCAATGCAGAACTGAACGGCTTGTTCAAATAG
- a CDS encoding GH3 auxin-responsive promoter family protein — MPIITSLVKWFNIKRMAQIDLMRAYPINVQQDVFKQLISKASDTEWGRNYKYASFETISDFQQSVPLQTYEEVKPFIDRLRSGEQDLLWPGEIKWFAKSSGTTNDKSKFIPVSKESLEKCHFRGGKDVLAIYTHQYPDSKIFKGKGLTLGGSHKIDNFSNQSYYGDLSAILIENLPFWTEFIRTPSQDVALLDKWEEKLEKLTHQTIQENVTSIAGVPSWNLVMIKHILEFTGKKNLLEVWPNLELFIHGGVSFTPYREQFRKAIPSDEMHYLETYNASEGFFAIQDDPENEGMLLMLDYEIFYEFIPMDEFEKPNPQVLTIDQVKKDVNYAIVISTNSGLWRYVIGDTVKFTSLFPHRIIITGRTRHFINAFGEELIIDNAEKALEMACRRTHAIISDYTAAPVYMADNQKGCHQWLVEFEKAPANLDEFVYHLDIALQNANSDYEAKRYKNITLDKPALSILPKGTFYRWLETKGKLGGQNKVPRLSNNRTYVEELLKIAELKA; from the coding sequence ATGCCAATAATCACTTCGCTTGTCAAATGGTTTAACATTAAGCGCATGGCGCAGATCGATCTGATGCGTGCCTATCCGATTAATGTACAGCAAGATGTATTCAAGCAATTAATTTCGAAGGCCAGCGATACGGAATGGGGAAGAAATTACAAGTATGCCTCCTTCGAAACTATTTCCGATTTTCAACAGTCGGTACCCCTTCAAACTTACGAAGAAGTTAAGCCTTTTATAGACCGCCTGCGTAGCGGCGAGCAAGATTTGCTATGGCCAGGCGAGATTAAATGGTTTGCCAAATCGTCGGGCACCACCAACGACAAGAGTAAATTTATTCCTGTTAGCAAAGAGTCGCTTGAGAAGTGCCATTTCAGAGGAGGAAAAGATGTGCTGGCAATATATACACATCAATACCCTGATTCGAAAATCTTTAAGGGCAAAGGACTTACTCTTGGTGGAAGTCATAAAATCGATAACTTCAGTAACCAGTCGTATTATGGCGATTTATCGGCCATTCTCATAGAAAACCTACCCTTTTGGACCGAATTTATTCGCACTCCCAGTCAGGATGTGGCTTTGCTCGATAAGTGGGAAGAAAAACTGGAAAAACTGACCCATCAGACCATACAGGAGAATGTCACCAGCATAGCCGGGGTACCCTCGTGGAACCTTGTGATGATCAAACATATACTGGAGTTCACAGGTAAAAAGAACCTGCTCGAAGTCTGGCCTAACCTCGAGCTTTTTATACATGGTGGTGTAAGCTTTACACCTTACCGCGAGCAGTTTCGAAAGGCAATTCCATCGGACGAAATGCATTACCTCGAAACCTACAATGCTTCCGAAGGCTTTTTTGCCATACAGGACGATCCCGAGAACGAGGGCATGTTGCTCATGCTCGACTATGAGATTTTTTATGAATTCATTCCTATGGATGAATTTGAAAAACCGAATCCACAGGTTCTCACCATCGACCAGGTGAAAAAGGACGTGAACTATGCCATTGTTATTTCTACCAATTCAGGTCTATGGCGCTATGTGATTGGTGATACCGTGAAATTCACCTCCCTGTTCCCGCACCGGATTATCATAACCGGACGCACCCGGCATTTTATCAATGCCTTTGGCGAAGAACTCATTATCGACAACGCAGAAAAGGCGCTGGAAATGGCCTGCCGGCGCACCCATGCAATTATTTCAGATTACACGGCTGCACCAGTCTACATGGCCGACAACCAGAAAGGCTGTCACCAATGGCTAGTAGAGTTTGAGAAAGCCCCTGCCAACCTCGACGAATTTGTCTATCACCTCGACATTGCCTTGCAAAATGCCAATTCCGATTACGAAGCCAAGCGTTATAAAAATATCACCCTCGATAAACCTGCCTTAAGCATATTGCCCAAAGGTACCTTTTATCGTTGGCTCGAAACAAAAGGTAAACTCGGAGGACAAAACAAAGTACCACGTTTATCAAATAATAGAACTTATGTGGAAGAATTGCTGAAAATTGCCGAACTTAAAGCCTAA
- a CDS encoding YebC/PmpR family DNA-binding transcriptional regulator, whose amino-acid sequence MGRAFEYRRAAKEKRWDKMSKIFPKLAKSITVAAKEGGADPDMNAKLRTAIQNAKVQNMPKDNIDAAIKRALGKDAESFIELVYEGKGPHGVLIVVECATDNSTRTVANIKSYFNKAGGALVPTGSLEFMFSRKAVFELEKTGSINIEELELELIDAGLESIESDDSTVYIYGDYTNFGSLSKALETVGVEVKKANLQRIPTSAIEFSEEELTDIEKLLDKIEDDDDVQAVFTNVA is encoded by the coding sequence ATGGGTAGAGCATTTGAATACCGGCGTGCCGCCAAGGAAAAGCGATGGGACAAGATGTCGAAGATTTTTCCGAAGTTGGCCAAATCAATTACCGTTGCAGCAAAAGAAGGGGGAGCTGACCCTGATATGAATGCCAAATTGCGAACAGCCATTCAGAATGCCAAGGTACAAAACATGCCAAAAGACAATATCGATGCGGCCATCAAGCGTGCTCTGGGAAAAGATGCCGAGAGTTTTATCGAACTGGTTTACGAAGGAAAAGGGCCTCATGGTGTGCTGATTGTGGTAGAATGTGCCACCGACAACAGCACACGCACTGTAGCCAATATCAAATCTTATTTCAACAAGGCGGGTGGAGCGCTTGTGCCAACCGGTTCACTTGAATTTATGTTTTCGCGTAAAGCGGTGTTCGAATTAGAAAAAACCGGAAGCATCAACATTGAGGAGCTGGAACTGGAATTGATTGATGCAGGCCTGGAATCGATCGAATCGGACGACAGCACTGTATACATCTATGGCGACTATACCAATTTTGGCTCACTTTCAAAAGCACTCGAAACAGTGGGTGTAGAAGTGAAAAAGGCAAACCTTCAGCGTATACCCACCAGTGCCATTGAATTCTCAGAAGAAGAGCTTACCGACATCGAAAAGCTTCTGGATAAAATAGAAGACGACGACGATGTGCAAGCTGTTTTTACGAACGTGGCATAA
- a CDS encoding DUF2723 domain-containing protein, whose protein sequence is MNTFKLYNRILGWLVFLIAAITYILTAEPTVSLWDCGEFIASAFKLQVGHPPGAPFFMILARVFTLFAGDNLENVAFMVNVMSALASAFTIMFLFWTINHLALKITGRENLSPYKLVAVLGSGLVGALAYTFSDTFWFSAVEGEVYALSSLFTAIVFWAILKWENDADEPYSNRWLIFIAYLMGLSIGVHLLNLLAIPAIVMVYYFRKYTPTRNGVIGALFIGAAILGGVMYVLIPGLVWMASKFELIFVNGFGMPYKSGVIVYAFLLVGALGYGIYITHKRKQVILNTAMLMFMVIVIGYSSYSMIVIRSMANPPMDENNPDTIFKLQSYLNREQYGDRPLVSGQYFNAQVVDFKIGKKYYSKRNGRYEVTNEKTIYKYDKGFSTIFPRMYSADDSHISEYLSWANIKEKDVFNARRDSEGNIVTDRNGNPVYDRNSPKSKPSFAQNIRFMIRYQIGHMYMRYFMWNFAGRQNDIQGNGEILNGNWISGIPAIDKHIIGDGENMPDEIKDHKAYNRYYMLPFLLGLFGLFYHYLAHKKDFWVVMMLFLLTGFAIIIYLNQYPLQPRERDYAYAASFYAFAIWIGLGVMGIIELGGKALKNAPSSLAITLVCLLLVPGIMASENWDDHNRSGRYTARDIAYNYLMSCAPNAIIFTNGDNDTFPLWYAQDVEGIRTDVRVVNLMLLNMDWYADQMTRKAYESDPLPITFEPESYADGTRDIVFVQEKYKQPFPATEIVKFIASDNPATKVATQTGKMYDFVPTKTFTLAVDSAKVIKNGVVKPKDAHLIEKELLGTLPSRLTKSDMIALDMIAHNNWERPIYFVATGHSGTLGLDDYLQLEGFAYRLVPIKTTQRYDEGRIDTDILYDNFMNKFKWGRMNEPDVYMDHFHLRTLNVIRMRIRFTRLANSLIEEGDFDRAGKVLDRIVELTPHENIPYDYFVLGIAEAYYRINQAEKGNAILSKMLDIGESHLDYYLSMNRKNKNLIQQEISMHFQIINQIGQLARAFKQPELADRANSFIENNQVRF, encoded by the coding sequence ATGAACACCTTCAAATTGTATAACCGGATACTCGGATGGCTGGTATTTCTTATTGCCGCCATAACCTATATCCTTACGGCTGAACCTACCGTGAGCCTTTGGGATTGCGGCGAATTTATTGCCAGTGCTTTTAAACTGCAGGTTGGTCACCCTCCGGGAGCACCCTTTTTTATGATCCTGGCGCGGGTGTTTACTCTTTTTGCCGGCGATAACCTCGAGAATGTGGCCTTTATGGTCAATGTGATGTCGGCCCTGGCAAGTGCCTTTACTATCATGTTCCTGTTTTGGACTATCAATCACCTGGCCCTTAAAATTACTGGTCGCGAAAATCTGAGCCCATACAAGCTTGTAGCTGTGCTCGGAAGTGGTTTAGTGGGTGCATTGGCCTATACTTTTTCCGATACTTTCTGGTTTTCGGCTGTAGAAGGAGAGGTTTATGCCCTCTCGTCGCTCTTTACCGCCATTGTGTTCTGGGCTATTCTGAAATGGGAAAACGATGCCGACGAACCCTATTCAAACCGTTGGCTCATATTTATTGCCTACCTCATGGGCTTATCCATTGGTGTTCACCTTCTGAACCTGCTTGCCATACCGGCCATTGTCATGGTGTATTACTTCCGTAAATACACGCCTACCCGCAATGGGGTTATCGGTGCACTTTTTATCGGAGCCGCTATTTTAGGGGGTGTTATGTATGTATTGATACCTGGTTTGGTTTGGATGGCTTCAAAATTCGAGCTCATTTTTGTGAATGGTTTTGGCATGCCCTATAAATCGGGAGTAATCGTTTATGCCTTTTTGCTGGTAGGTGCACTCGGTTATGGTATTTACATAACCCACAAGCGAAAACAGGTAATTCTCAATACCGCCATGCTCATGTTTATGGTTATTGTTATCGGTTATTCGTCTTACTCCATGATTGTGATTCGCTCCATGGCAAATCCCCCTATGGACGAAAACAATCCCGATACCATTTTTAAACTCCAGTCGTATCTCAACCGCGAACAATATGGCGATCGTCCACTCGTTTCGGGGCAGTATTTCAATGCCCAGGTTGTCGATTTTAAAATTGGCAAAAAGTATTACTCCAAACGCAACGGCCGATACGAGGTAACCAACGAAAAAACCATCTACAAATATGACAAGGGCTTTTCTACCATTTTCCCACGTATGTACAGTGCCGACGATTCGCATATCAGCGAATACCTCAGCTGGGCCAATATCAAAGAAAAAGATGTGTTCAATGCCCGCCGCGACAGCGAAGGGAATATTGTGACTGACCGAAATGGTAACCCTGTGTACGATCGTAACAGCCCCAAAAGTAAACCCAGCTTTGCGCAAAATATCCGTTTTATGATACGCTACCAGATAGGGCATATGTACATGCGCTATTTCATGTGGAATTTTGCCGGACGTCAGAACGATATTCAGGGGAATGGAGAAATTCTTAACGGCAACTGGATTTCGGGCATTCCTGCCATAGACAAGCACATCATTGGCGATGGCGAAAATATGCCCGACGAAATAAAAGACCATAAGGCCTACAACCGTTATTATATGTTGCCCTTCCTGCTGGGCCTTTTCGGATTATTCTATCATTACCTGGCCCATAAAAAAGATTTCTGGGTAGTAATGATGCTTTTTCTGTTAACAGGCTTTGCTATCATTATTTACCTGAACCAATATCCTCTGCAGCCCCGCGAACGCGATTATGCCTATGCCGCTTCGTTTTATGCCTTTGCTATCTGGATTGGCCTTGGCGTAATGGGTATCATCGAACTGGGCGGAAAAGCGCTTAAAAATGCTCCCTCGAGCCTGGCAATAACCCTGGTGTGCCTCTTGTTGGTGCCAGGTATCATGGCCAGCGAAAACTGGGACGACCATAATCGTTCCGGCAGATACACTGCCCGAGACATTGCTTATAATTACCTTATGTCGTGTGCACCCAATGCCATTATTTTTACCAATGGCGACAACGATACCTTTCCTCTCTGGTATGCCCAGGATGTAGAAGGCATCCGGACCGACGTGCGCGTAGTAAACCTCATGCTGCTCAATATGGACTGGTATGCCGACCAAATGACCCGTAAGGCTTACGAATCGGATCCCCTGCCCATTACCTTCGAACCTGAATCGTATGCCGATGGTACCCGTGACATTGTTTTCGTTCAGGAAAAATACAAGCAGCCATTTCCGGCCACCGAAATTGTTAAGTTTATTGCCAGTGACAACCCGGCTACCAAAGTGGCTACCCAGACTGGAAAAATGTACGATTTTGTGCCTACTAAAACCTTTACACTTGCTGTAGATTCGGCCAAAGTGATTAAGAATGGTGTAGTGAAGCCTAAAGATGCACACCTGATAGAAAAGGAACTTCTTGGCACATTGCCTTCGCGGCTTACCAAAAGCGACATGATTGCCCTCGATATGATTGCCCACAACAATTGGGAACGTCCGATTTATTTTGTCGCTACAGGCCACAGCGGCACCCTTGGTCTCGACGATTACCTGCAGCTCGAAGGTTTTGCCTACCGCCTGGTACCAATTAAAACTACTCAGCGCTACGACGAAGGCCGTATCGATACTGATATACTGTATGATAATTTCATGAATAAGTTCAAATGGGGACGCATGAACGAACCAGATGTGTACATGGATCATTTCCACCTTCGTACACTTAACGTAATACGCATGCGTATTCGCTTTACCCGCCTGGCCAACAGTCTCATTGAAGAAGGCGATTTTGACCGCGCCGGAAAAGTGCTCGACCGCATTGTGGAACTGACCCCTCATGAGAATATTCCTTACGACTATTTTGTGCTGGGCATTGCCGAGGCTTACTATCGGATTAACCAGGCCGAAAAAGGAAATGCCATTCTTTCGAAAATGCTCGATATTGGCGAGTCACATCTCGACTATTACCTGTCGATGAACCGAAAGAACAAGAATCTGATTCAACAGGAAATATCGATGCATTTTCAGATTATCAACCAGATCGGACAATTGGCCAGGGCCTTTAAACAACCAGAATTGGCCGATCGCGCTAACAGCTTCATCGAAAACAACCAGGTGCGATTTTAA
- a CDS encoding PspC domain-containing protein, with translation MKKTLTINLAGMVFHIDEDAFEQLQSFLEALNFRLKGEANSSEIIRDIEARMAELLSGRMNQAKQVISGSDVEYLIQTIGHPDSIFGEDQTNQNNKKSYSERKYRRMYRDPENRMLGGVCAGLAAYWHLDPTLVRVAFVLLTALGGTGLILYIVLLVVLPEALTTAQKLEMRGEPVTIENIKNFFADEFENVKRSFKQK, from the coding sequence ATGAAAAAGACACTCACCATCAATCTGGCAGGTATGGTATTTCATATTGATGAAGATGCCTTTGAACAACTTCAGTCTTTTCTCGAAGCTCTTAACTTCAGGTTAAAAGGCGAAGCTAACAGCTCAGAAATCATTCGCGACATAGAAGCACGAATGGCTGAGTTGCTCAGTGGTCGCATGAACCAGGCCAAACAGGTAATTTCGGGTAGCGATGTGGAATACCTGATTCAGACCATCGGACATCCCGATTCGATTTTCGGGGAAGACCAGACAAATCAAAACAATAAAAAAAGTTATAGCGAACGCAAATACCGCCGAATGTACCGCGATCCTGAGAACAGGATGCTTGGAGGAGTTTGTGCCGGACTTGCTGCTTACTGGCACCTCGATCCAACACTGGTTAGAGTTGCTTTTGTATTATTAACCGCCCTGGGTGGAACCGGCCTCATCTTGTACATTGTACTTCTCGTCGTACTCCCCGAAGCCCTTACTACCGCCCAAAAACTCGAAATGCGGGGCGAGCCGGTTACCATTGAAAACATCAAAAATTTCTTCGCCGACGAATTTGAAAACGTAAAAAGGAGTTTTAAACAAAAATAG
- a CDS encoding PadR family transcriptional regulator translates to MKTENIKAQMRKGVLEYCILSILSKGDAYASDIINELKKSRLIVVEGTLYPLLTRQKNAGFLNYRWEESTQGPPRKYYMITESGKEVLNDLSLSWSELVQAVEMIKPNF, encoded by the coding sequence ATGAAAACAGAAAATATAAAAGCACAGATGCGAAAGGGAGTATTGGAATATTGCATTCTGTCCATACTTTCGAAAGGCGATGCCTATGCTTCAGACATTATTAATGAATTGAAAAAATCGAGGCTCATTGTAGTAGAAGGTACTCTGTATCCCTTGTTAACCCGCCAGAAGAACGCTGGTTTTCTGAATTACCGTTGGGAAGAATCGACCCAGGGGCCACCAAGGAAATACTACATGATTACTGAAAGCGGGAAAGAGGTACTGAATGACCTTAGCTTATCATGGAGTGAACTCGTACAAGCTGTGGAAATGATAAAACCTAATTTTTAA
- a CDS encoding PspC domain-containing protein: protein MKETIKINLNGQLFDLDNDAYNRLKAYLSAIETRFSASADEAKEILEDIEARISEILREKITPSKQVISLQDIEEIIQVMGTAEDIDQSEENSGETNTENNRTTVKNKRFYRDPQNRVFGGVCAGLAAYFNVDVIWIRLLFVFLFFANLAGMIIYIILWVVMPPALNMAQRLEMQGKRVTLSDIEESVKQEYDKVKSSVKNIPHSSSYRSVKSTFSEIFQVLGTIVLTALKIIVATIVILVLLSLVLGILALALGGISVFPLYLIPELPWLQFPEASDPVLIAILLLLVILLPIIALASGVFRWLLGLQPVNRILAGITAAIWTLAFIGLVFLLVAESERGSFRQKSQSAYTFEPGIEKILYLKHLGNASDSTKLDHYQVFSYRFSIDDTHDRIWMKPRLEIKSSADSLIHLQVTRSYADFRIGKIPDSSFEMIDYGWKKEKNELSLEKYFGCTEEDAWRFPSLSLELLVPEGHTVVFEPAVAAMLSDTIRSNQPYQIQAGGSITTANDK from the coding sequence ATGAAGGAAACAATAAAAATAAATCTGAACGGACAGCTTTTTGATCTTGACAACGATGCCTACAACAGGTTGAAAGCTTACCTTTCTGCCATCGAAACAAGGTTTTCGGCTTCGGCCGATGAAGCCAAAGAAATATTGGAAGATATCGAAGCCCGCATATCCGAAATACTCCGCGAAAAGATTACTCCCAGCAAACAAGTAATCAGCCTTCAGGATATAGAAGAAATCATTCAGGTAATGGGCACAGCCGAAGACATTGACCAAAGTGAAGAAAATTCCGGCGAAACCAATACAGAAAATAACAGGACTACGGTAAAAAATAAACGTTTCTACCGCGATCCTCAAAACAGGGTTTTTGGTGGCGTATGTGCCGGGCTAGCTGCCTATTTCAATGTCGATGTAATCTGGATCCGTTTACTCTTTGTTTTTCTGTTTTTTGCCAACCTTGCAGGCATGATTATCTACATCATTCTATGGGTTGTAATGCCCCCAGCACTGAACATGGCCCAGCGTCTGGAAATGCAAGGAAAACGAGTTACCCTAAGCGATATCGAGGAATCGGTGAAACAGGAATATGATAAGGTAAAAAGCAGTGTAAAAAATATTCCTCACTCCTCTTCCTATCGCTCGGTAAAATCTACATTCAGCGAGATTTTTCAAGTACTCGGTACCATTGTTTTGACTGCACTCAAAATAATTGTGGCCACCATTGTCATATTGGTATTGCTCAGCCTTGTATTGGGAATTTTGGCACTTGCATTAGGTGGAATTAGCGTATTTCCCCTTTACCTGATTCCTGAACTTCCATGGTTACAATTTCCCGAAGCATCTGATCCCGTACTGATTGCCATTCTTTTGCTGCTTGTCATTCTTCTGCCCATCATAGCACTTGCAAGTGGAGTGTTCCGTTGGCTACTAGGGCTTCAACCCGTTAATCGCATTTTAGCTGGCATTACAGCAGCCATTTGGACATTGGCATTTATCGGTTTGGTCTTTCTTCTGGTAGCAGAAAGTGAAAGAGGAAGTTTCAGACAAAAAAGCCAATCGGCTTATACCTTTGAACCAGGCATAGAAAAGATCCTTTACCTGAAACATTTAGGCAATGCCTCAGACAGCACAAAATTAGATCATTATCAAGTGTTTAGTTACCGCTTTAGCATCGACGACACGCATGACAGGATATGGATGAAACCCCGGCTGGAAATAAAATCGTCGGCCGACTCACTCATACACCTTCAGGTTACCCGATCGTATGCCGATTTCCGGATAGGTAAAATACCCGACAGCAGTTTCGAAATGATCGATTATGGCTGGAAAAAGGAGAAGAATGAGCTCTCTCTGGAAAAGTATTTCGGTTGCACCGAAGAAGATGCATGGCGCTTTCCGTCCCTCAGCCTGGAATTATTGGTGCCCGAAGGGCATACCGTGGTTTTTGAGCCTGCTGTGGCTGCCATGCTATCAGATACAATTCGAAGTAACCAACCATACCAAATTCAAGCTGGAGGGTCTATTACCACTGCAAATGACAAGTAA
- a CDS encoding glutamate synthase subunit beta yields MGNPKGFLEIDRKPAGYRPISERVKDYSEVEQVLDEKDRRDQASRCMDCGIPFCSWGCPIGNNMPEFQDAIYRGDWKEAIEVLSQTNAFPEITGRVCPAPCEHACTLNIHEEPVTIRENECATVEKAFAMGYIIPQPPKVRTGKKVAVIGSGPAGLSCADLLNKWGHEVTVFEKDEAPGGLMRFGIPDFKLDKEIVERRIDVFKAEGLNIKTNCLVGVDVKGADLLKEFDVVVLAIGAMKPRDLEVEGRDLKGVHFAMDFLTQQNRVVAGTKINDAERILAKGKRVLVIGGGDTGSDCVGTSVRQGAKSVQQIEILPKPPEKRVEENPWPYWGNTLRTSSSHMEGCERQWLVNTKRFIGNEKGQLTGAEVVDVEWKKENGKFQMVEVPGSTRIIETELALLSMGFVHCIHEGLAKELDLKFDLRGNIVIDEKQATSKAKVFACGDAASGASLVVRAIASGRKTALSIHHELIKK; encoded by the coding sequence ATGGGAAACCCAAAAGGATTCTTGGAAATAGATAGAAAACCAGCCGGCTACCGGCCAATTTCAGAACGAGTAAAAGATTACAGTGAAGTCGAACAGGTATTGGACGAGAAAGATCGGCGCGATCAGGCTTCGCGCTGTATGGATTGCGGCATTCCATTCTGTTCATGGGGCTGTCCGATTGGCAACAATATGCCTGAATTTCAGGATGCAATTTATAGAGGTGACTGGAAAGAAGCCATTGAAGTATTATCGCAAACCAACGCCTTTCCTGAAATTACAGGTCGGGTATGTCCGGCACCCTGCGAACATGCCTGTACACTTAATATTCATGAAGAACCTGTTACCATTCGCGAAAACGAGTGCGCTACGGTAGAAAAGGCTTTTGCAATGGGCTACATTATCCCTCAACCGCCTAAAGTGCGTACCGGGAAAAAAGTAGCTGTGATTGGTTCTGGACCTGCAGGTTTATCTTGTGCCGATTTGTTGAATAAATGGGGGCACGAAGTAACCGTATTTGAAAAAGATGAGGCCCCCGGCGGCCTTATGCGGTTTGGAATTCCGGATTTTAAGCTCGATAAGGAAATTGTGGAGCGGCGCATTGATGTATTTAAAGCCGAGGGACTTAATATTAAAACCAATTGCCTGGTAGGCGTCGACGTAAAAGGTGCCGATCTGCTCAAGGAATTCGATGTGGTAGTTTTAGCCATTGGTGCCATGAAACCCCGAGATCTGGAAGTAGAAGGAAGAGATTTGAAAGGTGTTCATTTTGCCATGGATTTTCTTACCCAGCAAAACAGAGTGGTAGCCGGAACGAAAATAAATGATGCCGAACGAATACTGGCAAAAGGTAAAAGAGTACTTGTAATAGGTGGGGGTGATACCGGATCAGACTGTGTGGGCACTTCAGTGCGTCAGGGCGCCAAATCGGTGCAACAAATCGAAATTTTACCCAAACCCCCTGAAAAACGAGTGGAAGAAAACCCATGGCCATATTGGGGCAATACGCTTCGCACATCATCCTCTCACATGGAGGGATGCGAGCGACAATGGCTGGTAAACACCAAGCGCTTCATCGGAAACGAGAAAGGACAGCTTACCGGTGCTGAGGTAGTGGATGTGGAATGGAAGAAGGAAAACGGAAAATTCCAGATGGTAGAAGTGCCAGGATCAACACGCATTATTGAGACAGAACTTGCACTCCTATCCATGGGTTTTGTGCATTGCATACACGAAGGACTTGCCAAAGAGCTGGACCTTAAATTCGATTTGCGTGGAAACATTGTGATTGACGAAAAGCAAGCTACCAGCAAGGCTAAAGTTTTTGCCTGTGGCGATGCAGCTTCCGGTGCCAGCCTTGTAGTGCGTGCTATCGCATCGGGCCGTAAAACTGCCCTCAGCATTCATCACGAACTAATTAAGAAGTAA